The nucleotide window ATGCCAAAATCAGAGCCATCACCTAAAATTTGTTCAAAACGCTCAATGTCCTGTGGTGTAGAAATAACAAGAATATCTTTAATGCCCGCTAGCATTAAAACAGAAAGTGGATAGTAAATCATAGGTTTATCGTATACAGGTAACAACTGTTTAGAAACGACCTTTGTAAGCGGATAAAGGCGTGTACCGCTACCGCCTGCTAATATAATTCCCTTCATAATTACATCCCATCTCCTTGCAAATTAGTTTACCCTTTTCATGGATAAGAGGTGCTTTATACACCGCACCTCACATTATAATGAAACCACACAAATACGAACAACATATATCTTATATTGTAACCATTTAGTAATAATAACTTAACTTTTTAATGCGTAGCTTTATATTGCATGACTGCTTTAATGGTACCTAGCCTTCCTTTGAGCTGCTCATTGAAAGAACGCTTTCGCATACCTGTTACATTTCCGCCATGGCGAACATATTTCATCAATGGCTTGCGGATATACACTATTTTACGCTTACTCATCATACAAACCAACGCGATCCATTGGTCATGCATCTCAATAGACTTTGGAAACGGTATGATATCCCCAACAATCTCTTTTTTAAAGGCCATGCAGCATCCAGTAAAGCTATTTTTCACGATATTACCGATCAGGCCCTTTTCACGATTGTTATTATGGGCATTCCAAGATTCGTGAATGATTTCACCGTCTCCATCAGTTACATATGCGTCATGCACAATAACCGATGCATTTGTAGTTCTAAATTCATTTACGACTGTTTCTACCTTATTAGCAAGCCACATATCATCTTGATCGCACAAAAAGATGATATCGCCGCGCGCTTTTGAGATTGCTTTTTCAAAGCTTTTGATTACACCAGCATTACGCTCATTCACGTAAACCTCGACTCTATTGCCGTAAGTATCTTTGATTACCTGCACTGTATCATCTTTAGAGCCATCGTCCACCACTACGACCTGATCTTGCTCGCTAAGCTGCGATAGCACAGAATTTAATTGCCGAACAATGAAGCCAGCTCCGTTATATGTTGCTATACATACTGATATCATGGACAGAAATCCTTTCTATACTTTTAATAATGTGCGCAACGTATGCAGAGCGATTTTTTTGTTTTTCACAAACAATAACTGCTTTCCTGCTCGCATCATTAATTGC belongs to Ectobacillus sp. JY-23 and includes:
- a CDS encoding glycosyltransferase family 2 protein; its protein translation is MISVCIATYNGAGFIVRQLNSVLSQLSEQDQVVVVDDGSKDDTVQVIKDTYGNRVEVYVNERNAGVIKSFEKAISKARGDIIFLCDQDDMWLANKVETVVNEFRTTNASVIVHDAYVTDGDGEIIHESWNAHNNNREKGLIGNIVKNSFTGCCMAFKKEIVGDIIPFPKSIEMHDQWIALVCMMSKRKIVYIRKPLMKYVRHGGNVTGMRKRSFNEQLKGRLGTIKAVMQYKATH